A single genomic interval of candidate division TA06 bacterium harbors:
- a CDS encoding methyltransferase domain-containing protein: protein MRKPAKNKWAKERYKRRIIDQRKLMWEPEYVTLLSRWTGFKHGQTVVDVGCGLGYLGTLYWQYFGKGGKYCGVDISPKLVTEAKKLSLNWAKGGTTEFKTGDAYKLPYPDNFADVVICQTMLMHLSNPQKAVNEMHRILKPGGTVLCKEPDNLSMSLQHTITSEPELPIKDELFFHKISILCSKGNAALGLGHYNAAQYVPQWLKIAGFTKIDAKINSQPLMAIPPYETPKQKMVMENWRKELKIEEKKNEKRQEMRKLKKLIIAGGGNTKDYERYLSLKSKYRCREKLYKRHVQEGSYYVFCARQFFAIKGCKTK from the coding sequence ATGAGAAAACCAGCCAAGAACAAATGGGCCAAAGAACGTTATAAACGTAGAATCATTGATCAGAGAAAGCTCATGTGGGAGCCGGAATACGTCACTCTTTTGTCCAGGTGGACAGGGTTCAAACACGGACAGACGGTGGTCGATGTTGGTTGTGGCCTGGGGTATCTGGGAACATTATATTGGCAGTACTTTGGGAAAGGCGGGAAATATTGCGGGGTGGACATAAGTCCCAAGCTGGTAACTGAGGCAAAAAAACTATCGCTAAACTGGGCCAAGGGCGGTACCACCGAGTTTAAAACAGGAGATGCCTATAAACTGCCGTATCCTGATAATTTTGCCGATGTGGTGATATGCCAGACAATGCTGATGCATCTGTCTAACCCACAGAAAGCTGTAAATGAGATGCATCGGATATTAAAACCGGGCGGGACAGTGCTATGCAAAGAACCGGATAATTTATCAATGTCTCTGCAGCACACAATAACCTCGGAACCAGAGTTGCCGATAAAAGACGAACTGTTTTTCCATAAAATATCTATATTGTGCAGCAAAGGCAATGCCGCCTTGGGTTTGGGTCATTATAACGCCGCACAGTACGTACCGCAATGGTTGAAAATCGCCGGTTTCACTAAGATTGATGCGAAAATAAATAGCCAGCCCTTGATGGCCATACCACCGTATGAAACCCCAAAACAAAAAATGGTAATGGAAAACTGGAGAAAAGAGTTAAAAATAGAAGAAAAGAAAAATGAAAAAAGACAGGAGATGAGAAAGCTTAAAAAATTGATTATTGCGGGCGGCGGCAATACAAAGGATTATGAAAGATATTTGTCTTTGAAAAGCAAGTACCGTTGCCGGGAGAAGCTGTATAAACGGCATGTTCAAGAAGGCAGTTATTATGTATTTTGCGCCAGGCAGTTCTTTGCCATAAAGGGGTGCAAGACTAAATAG
- a CDS encoding C_GCAxxG_C_C family protein, with translation MNIEDQAKHYFNNGYNCAESVLLAVCGQMGYDPKEYGICIPRIATGFGGGIARNGGICGALSGAIMALGLALGRDDAQESRDPCYPAADRLYNEFVERFGHSTCRELTGLDMKHEPDRQRYQEQLHNDRCVPMVCWTARRTAEIISEYSPGKAQTA, from the coding sequence ATGAATATTGAAGATCAGGCCAAACACTATTTCAACAACGGCTACAACTGCGCCGAGTCGGTGCTATTGGCAGTCTGCGGTCAGATGGGATATGATCCAAAAGAGTATGGGATATGCATACCCCGGATAGCCACCGGATTTGGCGGCGGGATCGCCCGCAACGGCGGAATATGCGGGGCATTATCCGGTGCAATCATGGCCCTGGGTCTGGCCCTGGGTCGGGATGACGCCCAAGAAAGCCGGGACCCCTGTTATCCGGCGGCCGACCGGTTATACAATGAATTCGTGGAAAGGTTCGGCCACTCCACCTGCCGGGAACTGACCGGACTGGACATGAAGCACGAGCCGGACCGCCAACGTTACCAGGAGCAGTTGCACAACGATCGCTGTGTGCCCATGGTCTGTTGGACCGCCCGCCGGACGGCGGAGATCATTTCTGAATATTCACCGGGCAAAGCTCAAACAGCCTGA
- a CDS encoding zinc ribbon domain-containing protein produces the protein MSLSSCRECKKEVSPNARSCPHCGAPQPANQSWNGWGFDWKSKTSYYGWPLVHVSVGKDRNGKLRVARGWIAIGQFGIGAITIAQFGVGIVFGFGQIILGTTAIAQIAVALLFGMGQLATGYIAVGQIVLGYYGLCQSGLAAHLWSQKFRDPEAVRFFKQLAEYLPKL, from the coding sequence ATGAGCCTGTCCAGCTGCCGGGAATGCAAAAAGGAGGTCAGCCCCAATGCCCGGAGTTGCCCCCACTGCGGGGCTCCCCAGCCGGCCAACCAAAGCTGGAACGGGTGGGGCTTCGACTGGAAGTCCAAAACATCCTACTATGGCTGGCCCTTGGTACACGTCTCGGTCGGCAAGGACCGTAACGGCAAGCTCAGGGTGGCCAGGGGCTGGATCGCCATCGGGCAGTTCGGCATCGGCGCCATCACCATCGCCCAGTTCGGGGTGGGGATAGTGTTCGGCTTCGGCCAGATCATCCTGGGAACCACGGCCATCGCCCAGATCGCGGTAGCCCTGCTGTTCGGGATGGGGCAGCTGGCCACCGGTTACATCGCGGTGGGACAGATCGTTTTAGGATACTATGGCCTGTGCCAGTCCGGTTTGGCGGCCCACCTGTGGAGCCAAAAATTCAGGGACCCTGAAGCGGTGCGGTTCTTCAAGCAGCTGGCGGAATACCTGCCTAAACTGTGA
- a CDS encoding YgiQ family radical SAM protein, whose product MAFLPTTKKEIQALGWDQCDVILVTGDAYVDQPSFGAAVIGRVLGVQGFKVGIIAQPDWRSPADVMRLGRPRLFFGVTSGNIDSMLHHYTANKKLRHDDPYSPGGRHGLRPNRAVIVYSNLIRQSCKDVPIVLGGIEASLRRLAHYDYWDDAVRRSILFDAKADLLVYGMGERAVGRIAGLLNAECNPSTSSGCMQNAELQSIPGTAVICRNSELPNFGASEYAELPSFEEVSSSKEAFNQAFVIASSEANPHFGKKLLQKHGDRYLLANPPAMPLDTEELDAVYSLPYQRQAHPSYKEPVPALETVKYSITSHRGCYGGCSFCTLYFHQGPVIQSRSQESIVNEIKLLAKDPKFKGVISDIGGPTANMYGTGCKADGREKFCRKPSCLAPQICENLKPGQHPSVKLWHEALKVPGMRKVFVASGVRYDLALHDRKYLKELIQEHTGGHLKVAPEHCSATVLKQMNKPGIGTFVEFLEIFRRLSRREQYLVPYLISSHPGCRLEDMLELKRFLKKHILAVEQVQDFIPLPMTASAVMYHTGKNPFNGEELFVERTAAGKLKQRYALDVTQDEGWKRAGDHERKLQAGKRNKRQS is encoded by the coding sequence ATGGCTTTTTTACCGACAACCAAAAAAGAAATACAAGCCCTGGGCTGGGATCAATGCGATGTGATCCTGGTCACCGGCGACGCTTATGTGGACCAGCCTTCGTTCGGCGCAGCGGTGATCGGGCGGGTGCTGGGGGTACAGGGTTTCAAGGTGGGCATCATCGCCCAGCCGGACTGGCGCAGCCCCGCCGATGTCATGCGGCTGGGGAGGCCCCGGCTGTTCTTCGGGGTCACCTCCGGGAACATAGACAGCATGCTGCACCATTACACCGCCAACAAAAAACTACGGCACGACGACCCCTATTCCCCCGGCGGCCGCCACGGCCTGCGCCCCAACCGGGCGGTGATAGTTTATTCCAACCTGATCCGCCAGTCCTGCAAGGATGTTCCCATAGTACTGGGCGGGATAGAGGCTTCCCTGCGCCGGCTGGCCCACTATGATTATTGGGACGACGCGGTGCGGCGCTCGATCCTGTTCGACGCCAAAGCAGACCTGCTGGTCTACGGGATGGGGGAGAGGGCGGTAGGCAGAATAGCCGGACTGCTGAATGCAGAATGCAACCCTTCGACAAGCTCAGGGTGCATGCAGAATGCAGAATTACAAAGCATACCCGGAACGGCGGTCATTTGCCGAAATTCGGAACTTCCGAATTTCGGAGCATCAGAATATGCCGAGCTGCCGTCGTTCGAGGAAGTGTCCTCCTCAAAGGAAGCATTCAACCAGGCTTTTGTCATTGCGTCCAGCGAGGCCAATCCGCATTTTGGAAAAAAACTGCTGCAAAAGCACGGGGACAGGTACCTGCTGGCAAATCCCCCGGCCATGCCTTTGGATACCGAAGAGCTGGACGCGGTCTATTCCCTGCCATATCAGCGCCAAGCCCATCCTTCATACAAAGAACCGGTCCCGGCCCTGGAAACAGTTAAATATTCCATCACCTCACACCGGGGCTGTTACGGAGGCTGCAGCTTCTGCACCCTGTATTTTCATCAGGGCCCGGTCATCCAGTCGCGCAGCCAGGAATCGATCGTAAATGAAATAAAACTCCTGGCCAAGGATCCCAAGTTCAAAGGTGTGATCAGCGACATCGGCGGGCCGACCGCCAACATGTACGGCACCGGGTGCAAAGCTGATGGCCGGGAGAAATTCTGCCGGAAGCCCAGCTGTCTGGCGCCGCAGATCTGCGAAAACCTGAAGCCGGGACAGCATCCCAGCGTCAAGCTCTGGCACGAAGCCCTGAAAGTGCCGGGAATGCGGAAGGTCTTCGTGGCCTCCGGGGTGCGCTACGACCTGGCGCTGCACGACCGCAAATATCTGAAGGAACTGATACAGGAGCACACCGGGGGGCACCTTAAGGTCGCCCCAGAGCACTGCTCGGCCACCGTCCTGAAACAGATGAACAAGCCAGGCATCGGCACCTTCGTTGAATTCCTGGAGATCTTCCGGCGCTTGAGCAGGCGGGAGCAGTACCTGGTGCCGTATCTGATATCCAGCCACCCCGGCTGCCGACTGGAGGACATGCTGGAACTGAAGCGCTTCCTAAAGAAGCACATCCTGGCTGTGGAACAGGTACAGGACTTCATACCCCTGCCCATGACCGCCTCGGCCGTCATGTATCATACTGGTAAAAACCCATTTAACGGTGAAGAGCTTTTCGTTGAGCGGACTGCTGCCGGGAAATTGAAACAGAGGTATGCCCTTGATGTAACCCAGGATGAGGGATGGAAAAGGGCTGGGGATCATGAAAGAAAACTTCAGGCAGGTAAACGCAATAAGAGGCAATCATGA
- a CDS encoding magnesium transporter produces the protein MRYLSHYLHRQVHFKKQHLGELVDWVMNARPTQAELAGLVILDNEGRERSISLNDVESLGHSYIYLKRSLGECPELAPADDQIRLAEHILDKQVVDTRKKKVYRVNDIEVEQEGDRFLVRWVDAGLAGLLNRLGLPESLQPKPGKMQRRIAWADVEPLDPDLKSSFEKLSKMHPADIADIVEELGVTQGADLLERLDDETAAETLTEVEPEMQSDIVEEIKPQDAADIIEEMEPDDAADLISDLPQETARQIMNEMESEEKAEVQELLQYPEDSAGGIMNNDYLAVTRGLTVEQVLNKFRADQPEPEVAYNLIVTEAGEKLAGMLSLRDLVVAQPQSKIDDLIAPDTPSVRPDTPLSEVADLFSKYDLVMLPVTDQARQVLGVITVDDVIELMVPEKWKRSHRKRLI, from the coding sequence ATGAGATACCTATCGCACTATCTTCACCGCCAGGTGCATTTCAAAAAACAGCACCTTGGAGAACTGGTGGACTGGGTCATGAACGCCCGGCCCACCCAGGCCGAACTGGCCGGTCTGGTGATCCTGGACAATGAGGGACGGGAGAGGAGCATTTCCCTGAACGACGTGGAATCGCTGGGCCACAGTTACATCTACCTGAAGCGGAGCCTGGGCGAATGCCCGGAGCTGGCTCCGGCCGATGACCAGATCCGGCTGGCCGAGCACATCCTGGACAAGCAGGTGGTGGACACCAGGAAGAAAAAAGTATACCGGGTCAACGATATCGAAGTGGAGCAGGAGGGCGACCGCTTCCTGGTGCGCTGGGTGGACGCCGGGCTGGCCGGGCTTTTGAACCGGCTGGGACTGCCGGAATCGCTGCAGCCCAAGCCGGGAAAGATGCAGCGGCGGATAGCCTGGGCCGACGTGGAGCCGCTGGACCCCGACCTGAAATCCAGCTTTGAGAAGCTTTCCAAGATGCATCCGGCCGACATCGCCGACATCGTGGAGGAACTGGGGGTCACCCAGGGGGCGGATCTTTTGGAGCGGCTGGACGACGAGACCGCGGCCGAGACCCTGACCGAGGTGGAGCCGGAGATGCAGAGCGATATCGTGGAGGAGATCAAGCCCCAGGACGCCGCCGACATCATCGAGGAGATGGAGCCGGACGACGCCGCCGACCTGATCTCCGACCTGCCCCAGGAGACCGCCCGCCAGATCATGAACGAGATGGAATCCGAGGAAAAGGCCGAGGTCCAGGAACTGCTGCAGTACCCGGAGGACTCGGCCGGCGGCATCATGAACAACGATTACCTGGCGGTGACCAGGGGGCTGACGGTGGAGCAGGTGCTCAATAAATTCCGGGCCGACCAGCCCGAGCCCGAAGTGGCCTATAACCTGATCGTGACCGAGGCCGGGGAAAAGCTGGCCGGGATGCTGTCTCTGCGCGACCTGGTGGTGGCCCAGCCCCAGTCCAAGATCGACGACCTGATCGCTCCCGACACCCCCTCGGTCCGCCCGGATACTCCCTTAAGCGAGGTGGCCGACCTGTTCTCCAAGTACGACCTGGTGATGCTGCCGGTGACCGACCAGGCCCGGCAGGTGCTGGGTGTGATCACGGTGGACGATGTGATAGAACTGATGGTCCCGGAAAAATGGAAACGCTCCCACCGCAAACGCCTGATCTGA
- a CDS encoding Nramp family divalent metal transporter, whose product MKKLWIKLVLIFGIVGPGLITSFADNDAGGITTYSIAGARYGYSLLWMLLLITFVLAFFQEMVARLAAVTGKGLSDLIREEFGLRWTLFAMIVLLVANFTTTIANFAGIAASLEILGVSKYVSVPVTVLALWLLVVKGSYRFVERFFLIVALFFAAYVIAGFMSKPDWGRAVGSLIRPTLVWKADYWVIFIATIGTTITPWMQFYLQSSIVDKGITMKHYNYAKLDVFVGTFFTNFISFFIIVTCAATLFKAGIPVHNAEDAALALAPIAGKYSSVLFALGLFVASMMAASIVPLSTSYAICEAFGMETGINKNFNQAPIFFSLYTLLLILGGAAILIPGLPLIKVMLFAQTVQGILLPIILIFILLLLNNRDVMGNHVNSKFYNIAALISVAGIVLASLILLVLTLMGKT is encoded by the coding sequence ATGAAGAAACTCTGGATAAAATTGGTGCTGATCTTCGGCATAGTGGGGCCGGGCCTGATCACCTCCTTTGCCGACAACGACGCCGGAGGCATCACCACCTACTCCATCGCCGGGGCCCGCTACGGGTATTCCCTGCTGTGGATGCTGCTGTTGATCACCTTCGTGCTGGCCTTTTTCCAGGAGATGGTGGCCCGGCTGGCGGCGGTCACCGGCAAGGGGCTGTCCGACCTGATCCGGGAGGAGTTCGGCCTGCGCTGGACGCTGTTTGCCATGATCGTCCTTTTGGTGGCCAATTTCACCACCACCATCGCCAATTTCGCCGGGATCGCGGCCAGCCTGGAGATCCTGGGGGTCAGCAAGTACGTCTCCGTTCCGGTGACGGTTTTGGCCCTCTGGCTTTTGGTGGTCAAGGGTTCCTACCGTTTTGTGGAAAGGTTCTTCCTGATAGTGGCTTTGTTCTTCGCCGCCTATGTCATCGCCGGGTTCATGTCCAAGCCGGACTGGGGCCGGGCGGTGGGCAGCCTGATCAGGCCGACCCTGGTCTGGAAGGCGGATTACTGGGTGATCTTCATCGCCACCATCGGCACCACCATCACCCCCTGGATGCAGTTCTACCTGCAGTCCTCGATCGTGGACAAGGGGATCACCATGAAGCATTACAACTATGCCAAGCTGGATGTGTTCGTGGGGACCTTCTTCACCAACTTCATCTCCTTTTTCATCATTGTCACCTGCGCCGCCACCCTGTTCAAGGCCGGCATTCCTGTGCACAACGCCGAGGACGCCGCCCTGGCCCTGGCTCCCATCGCCGGAAAATATTCCTCGGTGCTTTTTGCCCTGGGGCTGTTCGTGGCCTCGATGATGGCCGCCTCCATCGTGCCCCTGTCCACCTCCTACGCCATCTGCGAGGCCTTTGGGATGGAGACCGGAATCAACAAGAACTTCAACCAGGCCCCCATATTCTTCAGCCTGTACACCCTGCTGCTGATACTGGGCGGGGCGGCCATCCTGATCCCAGGCCTGCCCCTGATCAAAGTGATGCTGTTCGCCCAGACTGTGCAGGGCATCCTGCTGCCCATCATCCTGATCTTCATCCTGCTGCTGTTGAACAACCGGGACGTGATGGGGAACCATGTAAATTCAAAATTCTACAACATCGCCGCTCTGATCTCGGTGGCCGGGATAGTGCTGGCCTCGCTGATCCTGCTGGTGCTGACGCTGATGGGGAAGACCTGA